In a genomic window of Musa acuminata AAA Group cultivar baxijiao unplaced genomic scaffold, Cavendish_Baxijiao_AAA HiC_scaffold_1104, whole genome shotgun sequence:
- the LOC135666504 gene encoding formin-like protein 14 translates to METRSLALALLLPFLLSAGDALAPSPSPSPSPSRSPSPRRTPPKQVASTSLQLPPPPPPPPPPPPHPRVPRGRLEHQAGADAGAAPPGNPKQLNLGEKVGLAFLVVAVVLQVAFGGFLVFKRSQLSRTVRGDRRLSVPSLAHSP, encoded by the coding sequence ATGGAGACGCGATCGTTAGCTCTCGCCCTgctcctccccttcctcctctcCGCCGGCGACGCTCTcgccccctctccctctccctcaccCTCCCCCTCCCGGTCGCCGTCCCCTCGCCGCACGCCGCCGAAGCAGGTGGCCTCGACTAGCCTCCAGCTGCCGCCTCCGCCACCCCCGCCACCGCCCCCTCCGCCGCATCCCCGGGTTCCCCGTGGCCGCCTGGAGCATCAGGCCGGCGCGGACGCGGGCGCCGCGCCGCCCGGGAACCCCAAGCAGCTCAATCTCGGGGAGAAGGTCGGGCTCGCGTTTCTTGTCGTGGCCGTGGTGCTGCAGGTGGCGTTCGGGGGGTTCCTCGTCTTCAAGAGATCGCAGCTGAGTCGGACGGTGCGAGGCGATCGGCGGTTGTCGGTGCCCTCCCTTGCCCATTCTCCATGA
- the LOC135666508 gene encoding transcription repressor MYB6-like, whose protein sequence is MRGNPSCCKKSFNKGSWSATEDKILTDYVKAHGEGRWGKLPKSAGLNRCPRSCRLRWLNYLRPDIKRGNISHEEEDLIIRLHNLLGNRWSLIAGRLPGRTDNEIKNYWNTVLRKKVKACPVGSKKIMHSDKDEDGSSKSQEKVICPEFENSTSCNDASVSSQHDDKNICKKESKKSVVSGEIHLDTYFLGPEDCDPVMASVIEESCTKHPLDIDFSEIFGDNLQKDMRIWGIVDAPEPPDDIMLFSNGISDSWFNGDDIQLYGGINLESFTTLFPSESEFLGL, encoded by the exons ATGCGTGGAAACCCAAGCTGCTGTAAGAAGAGCTTTAATAAGGGGTCTTGGAGTGCTACTGAAGACAAGATCCTCACAGACTACGTCAAAGCTCATGGAGAAGGGAGGTGGGGAAAGCTTCCCAAAAGTGCAG GCCTGAATCGATGCCCGAGGAGCTGCAGGCTCCGTTGGCTGAATTATCTGCGCCCAGATATCAAGAGGGGAAACATATCTCATGAAGAAGAAGACCTCATCATCAGGCTTCATAATCTCCTGGGGAATAG GTGGTCTCTCATAGCTGGAAGACTACCCGGTCGAACAGACAATGAAATCAAGAATTACTGGAACACAGTCCTAAGGAAGAAGGTAAAAGCTTGCCCAGTTGGATCGAAGAagatcatgcattcagacaaagatGAAGATGGGAGCAGTAAGAGCCAAGAAAAGGTTATATGTCCAGAATTTGAGAATTCAACCAGCTGCAATGACGCTTCTGTGAGCAGtcagcatgatgataaaaatatttgtaaaaaggAGTCCAAAAAATCAGTGGTAAGTGGAGAAATTCATTTGGATACCTATTTCTTAGGACCTGAAGATTGTGACCCAGTGATGGCTTCAGTGATTGAGGAGTCCTGCACAAAACACCCTCTAGACATAGACTTCTCCGAGATCTTTGGGGACAATCTCCAAAAAGACATGAGAATTTGGGGTATTGTTGATGCTCCTGAGCCCCCTGATGATATTATGTTATTTAGCAATGGAATATCTGACAGCTGGTTTAATGGGGATGACATACAACTATATGGTGGTATCAATCTCGAATCATTCACTACACTATTCCCGTCTGAATCAGAATTTCTGGGCCTGTGA